Below is a genomic region from Funiculus sociatus GB2-C1.
CTGGTGGAAGGCTTTTCTAGAAACCGCCGAATCCGATGGTTTTCATCTGTAATTACCACTCCAAACTCAATCGGGTTAGGAACGCGGGTTAAAACCAGGGTTGCTTTTGACTTTTTTTGTTTGTGAAATTTAATCGCTTCAGTGAGATCGAAATCGGTGATACTATCGCCACTGATGACTAAAAATGTTTCATCTAGTAACTCAGCAATATTTTTGACGCATCCAGCAGTCCCCAAAGGCTGGTCTTCCTCTACAGCGTATGTCATCTGTACGCCGAAGTCGCCCCCGTCTTGAAAGTAGTCGCGCATGACATCAGGGAGATAATGCAACGTGGCAATAACCTCTGTAATCTGATGCCGCTTGAGCAAGTTGATAATATGTTCGGCGATGGGTCGGTTCAGAATCGGCACCATTGGTTTTGGAAGATCGCAGGTCAGCGGCCTCAGCCGCGTTCCTGAACCGCCAGCCATCAGCACTGCTCTCATAATTCCTCCTTATTATTCGTCATGATACAGATATCACCCTTAATTTTCGTTGCGCCTGTCTTTTAGTCTCCTATAATCAGGAAATTTCAGGTATCTCTCATAAGACAAGGGTGCAACCTCTTACTAACTCTCATCGAACACAAGTAGGCGATATAGATACATTATGCGGAGAGCGTAAGTCGTGCATCAAAACATTAAGATCAACTGTATTGCAACTCAACCCCGGATAGACTAGAACTGGATCAATGCTACTTTGCCGTGTAGCACCAAATCAATTGTGTAGACTAGCTAGAGTAAGCAGAATTTGGCAATTGCTGGCTTTGACGACCAAACCGGAGTCAGTTTTATGGGGGTTGATTAAATGGAATTACTCGGCTTCTTGTTGTTTGGGGGTTATGTATACGGTGGCTGGAGGTTCTGGAAGGGGTTTCGCCGAACGAATTTCAGCCAAGGCCGGCTGGTTTTGGCCCTGTTGTGGCCTGTGTTGGTGATTGGTAATAAATCCTATCGTCAGAACTACAGAAAAGCCCTTAAGGGTTAAAGCAAAAGTCATTAGTCATCAGTCTAGGGTCATCAGTAAAATCTTTTTTAACTGATGAGTGTGGAACGACTAATGACTCTTGCTGCTTCATGCTTTGGCGATCGCGTTTGGTTAATTGGAGGAACTCAGGAAAGCGCCCAGCTGAGCGTAGCACTCTCTCGCTTTCAGCTGCCTTGTATTGTCACTGTCACAACAGAATCAGCTAAGGCGCTGTATCCTATTACACAAAGTTTGCAAATTTGGGTAGGTCGTTTAGACGTTACCCGCTTAGAAGAGTTTTTGCAAGAACAGGGGATAGTTGCAATATTAGATGCGTCCCATCCGTATGCAGTGGAGATATCGAAGATGGCGATCGCAATTTCCCTTCATCGGCAAATCCCTTATCTGCGCTACGAACGTCTAGCAGTTGACGCTGAAATAGATAACCAACAGGTAATTAGGTTAGATAGCTTCGAGACGCTGCTAACGGGAGACTACCTGGAAGAACAACGGGTACTACTGACAATCGGTTACAGAAATTTTCCCCTATTTCGTCCGTGGCAAGAAAAATCAACTTTATTTGCGCGAATTCTTCCCTCTGTGACAGCAATGGACGCAGCTTATGCAGCAGGTTTCGCGCCAGATAGATTAATTGCCTTGCGTCCTCCGGTTCCAGCAGAATTAGAAAAGGCACTGTGGCATCACTGGAAAATTTCCCTAGTTGTCACCAAAGCATCGGGAACCGCTGGGGGAGAAGATGTCAAGCGACGGGTTGCAACCGAGTTAGGCATTCCTTTAGTTGTGATCACTCGTCCAGAGGTTGCTTATCCACAGCAAACCAGCGACATAGAAGCAGCAGTAGAGTTTTGCCGATATCACCTCAAATAAATTGCACCAATGCCAGGAAATAATTGCTGGTATTGGTGCAAAAAAATGCTACTCAAGCGCTAACTTGCCGCTCTGATACAAATCTTGCACGACTTGGGTAGCACAGACTACAGCAACTAACCCAATTACCGCAACGGGGGGCCAACCCATACCAGCGATCGCTAGAACCAGCACCACAGTCGCCGCACCAATTCGGTACTTTGTGCGGACTTTGCACTTGAATATCACCCCAGTGCGGTGCAGAATTCCTAAACTCAGCAAGCATAAAGCTACTGATCCACAAAGCAGCCATCGCACCGCATCGGGCATTGCTACACCAGCCTCACTTGAGACAACGTGTTCTACGCCAACGCCAGTAGCAGCAAGTCCAATCACTAACGGTAAATGTCCGTAAAGCCAGATATTATAAATTGAAAATCGACCAGTTGCGCTAGCAGACCGCATAGAGGAGCCATCAATGTTCTCAAAATAGATCCACCACAAGCTGAAAGCGATGCTGAAGCCGAATACTGCGGCGATCGCACTTTGAATATCCCATTTTTGTTCGGAGACACCATCGACGACAGCGATGATCGCCTCGCCCAAAAC
It encodes:
- a CDS encoding cobalt-precorrin-6A reductase, which encodes MTLAASCFGDRVWLIGGTQESAQLSVALSRFQLPCIVTVTTESAKALYPITQSLQIWVGRLDVTRLEEFLQEQGIVAILDASHPYAVEISKMAIAISLHRQIPYLRYERLAVDAEIDNQQVIRLDSFETLLTGDYLEEQRVLLTIGYRNFPLFRPWQEKSTLFARILPSVTAMDAAYAAGFAPDRLIALRPPVPAELEKALWHHWKISLVVTKASGTAGGEDVKRRVATELGIPLVVITRPEVAYPQQTSDIEAAVEFCRYHLK